A segment of the Luteolibacter sp. Y139 genome:
TCATGGGGATACAACGCCTCGGGCCAGCTCGGCGACGGCACCACGATCTATCGCAAGGAACCGGTCGCCGTGGACATGAGCGGAGCCTTGGCCGGCAAGGTGGTCACCACGCTTGCGCCAAGTCTCCAGCACACCTTGGCCCTGACGTCGGACGGCAAGGTCTACTCCTGGGGCGAGAACTTCACCGGCCAGCTCGGCCTCGGCGACACGACCGATCGCAGCACGCCGCAGCTCGTCCAAGGCGCCTTGGCCGGCAAGACCATCACAGTGATCTCCTGCAGCTTCGCCCATTCGTTCGCCCTGGCTTCGGATGGATCCCTCTATGCGTGGGGGAGCAACTACAACCGGATCCTCGGCGATGGCACCACCACCACCCGCCTCTCTCCGGTGGCGGTGAACACCGCTGGCACCTTGCTCGCCGGCAAGACCATCACCGCAATCAGCTGCGGCTACTATCACAACGTGGTGCTCACCAGCGACGGAAAGGTCTATGCCTGGGGATTCAATGGCAACGGCTACCTCGGCGACGGCACCACCACCGAGCGCTTCTCGCCGGTGGCCGTAAATGGCACCCTCACCGGCAAGACAGTGACGGCGATCTCGGGCAATGACTACCATCACCTGGCACTGACCAGTGACAACCAGCTCCACGCCTGGGGAGCCAATCTCTACGGCAACCTTGGAGACGGAACCAACATCGGTCGCTCCTCCCCGGTGCTCGTGAACACCAGCGGCGTGCTCGCCGGTAAGACCTTCGCGCAGATCTTCGCCGCCGGCGGAGCCTCGATGGTGCGGACCACCGATGGCAAGCTCTACACCTGGGGCATGGGCTCGGGTGGCCAGCATGGCAATGGGAATGAAGCAGACATCAACCTCCCCGCCGCGGTGGACATGAGCGGCGTGCTTGCCGGCCGAACCTTGGTTACGGCCAGCATGCAAGGCTATCACTCCCTCGTCATCGCCTACGCCCCGCCTGCTCCGGAAATCGTGGTCGAAAACGAGACCGGCACGACATTGGCCGCCAGCGAGGTCTATCGCCAGGACTTCGGCCCGGTCCAGCCGACCAAGCACAAGACCGCCGCGATCACGATCCGCAACACCGGCGACGACCTGCTCGGCAACATCGGTGCCACCATCGATGGCCTCGGCGCCGCCGACTTCAGCATCGTCAGCAGCAACAGCGGCACCACCCTCACTCCCGGTGGAACGCAGACGCTGACCATCACCTTCACTCCGACCACCCAGGGCGTGCGTGAAGCGACCCTCCACATCACCAGCAATGATGCGGATGAGCCAGCCTATGCGATCACCCTCACGGGAGTCGGCACCCAGCCCATCAGCGAGTGGCGCGAGCAGTACTTCGAGTCCACCGAAGACACCGGCAGTGCCGCAGACGACGCCGACCCCGACGGTGACGGCATCGAAAACCTGCTGGAGTACGCCACCGGAGCCGACCCCACCAAAAGCAGCACGGTTGAAACACCGGTTTCTCCACCGGTCGCCGGAATCATCGGCTTCACCTACACCCGGAACAAACTGGCAGCAGCCGACGTGATCTACACCGTCGAGTGGTCGGACACGCTCACGGGCCAATGGAGTTCGAATGGTATCAGCGAAACCGTGGTCGCTGACGATGGAACACTGGAAACCGTGGTGGCCACCCTCCCCGCTGGCTCGGAAGGAGCCCGGTTCGTCCACCTCAAGGTAACCCGCCCCTGATCCCCCGCGGGCAAGCGGCATCGGCGGGACTCTTTCCCGCCGCTTGCCGCTTGACGCCTGCCGGACGCATCGGTTTCTTCCCGCCCGCCATGCTCCATCAGGTGCTCAAATCCAAGCTTCACCGGGCAATGATCACTGCCGCCGACGTCGACTACGAAGGCAGCATCGAGATCCCCACCGACCTGATGGACGCCGTCGGCCTCTGGCCCGGTGAAAAGGTGCTCGTCGCCTCCATCACCACCGGCAACCGCCTCGAGACCTACGTCCAGCCCGGCATCCCCGGCACTGGCAATATCCTCATCAACGGCGGAGCCGCCCATCGTATTAAGAAAGGCGAACGAGTCGCCATCATGGCTTTTGGCCTCTCGGATGCTCCAGTCCTCGCCAAAAAGGTCGTCTTGGACGAAGAAAATCGCATTCTGCGCGACGGACGCTAAGCCCAAATCGTCAAGTTTTCGCTTTAAACACTACCGATCCCGTCATCCGACACGAAAGAGTCATTTTGTTTAAAATTATTTACTTGAGAAAACTTAACGAGTTTTTTGAATAGCGGACTTTTTTTGGGTCGCGCGAATGGCACTTTGCTGCTATGATCGCGCCGCTATGGCAACCACCACGAAACGCACCCGGTTTTCACGCCGGCTTCCTGATCACGTCACGGATGAACTCTGCAACGTCCTCGCGGAAGACAAGGTGTTTGGCTTCAATGACCTGTTCGAACGAGTGTTCGACAACCTCAAGGTCCGCAACGCCGTGAGCGGCGGCGAAGAGATGCTTCGCCTGCGCGCTTACGAGAAACTCCAGAACCTGGTTACCCGCGGCCTCGTCGAGAAAATCGGCAAGGAATACAAGGGCACCAAGCGTGTCCATGAGGCGTCGAGCGAGTACCTCGCCCAGCAGCAGGAAGATTGAGCCACGGGGGTGCCTCACCAGCACCCGTTGTTTGCCCTCCCTTTTGATAAAACCCGCGCCGCAACCCGGCGCGGGTTTTTTTTCTGTCCATGCCGCGCTCCGGCTCCTATCACCCGGGCCGGATGTCGTCCCAGTACCTTCCCGTTTTCATCCAGATCCTCGTGGCCATCGGCTTCGCGGCGGTCAGCCTCACCCTCAGCGTGGTGCTCGGCAAATCCGCTCGCCGCAATGCCACCAAGGACAGCGCCTACGAGTGCGGCATGCTTCCCATCGGCGACGGCGCCCCGCGCTTCTCGGTGAAGTTCTACCTGGTCGCGATGCTCTTCGTGATCTTCGACATCGAAGTGGTCTTCATGTACCCATGGGCCGTCCAGTTCCGCGACCTCGTCAGCGGTGGCAATGCCATCCCGCTGATCTCCATGGCAGCCTTCGCCGGCGTTCTCGC
Coding sequences within it:
- a CDS encoding aspartate 1-decarboxylase, translated to MLHQVLKSKLHRAMITAADVDYEGSIEIPTDLMDAVGLWPGEKVLVASITTGNRLETYVQPGIPGTGNILINGGAAHRIKKGERVAIMAFGLSDAPVLAKKVVLDEENRILRDGR
- a CDS encoding NADH-quinone oxidoreductase subunit A, with the translated sequence MPRSGSYHPGRMSSQYLPVFIQILVAIGFAAVSLTLSVVLGKSARRNATKDSAYECGMLPIGDGAPRFSVKFYLVAMLFVIFDIEVVFMYPWAVQFRDLVSGGNAIPLISMAAFAGVLAVAYVYALKKGALTWKN